A single Brucella intermedia LMG 3301 DNA region contains:
- the mnmA gene encoding tRNA 2-thiouridine(34) synthase MnmA produces MSLNSLDLPGKPEDTRVVVAMSGGVDSSVVAGILKREGYDVVGVTLQLYDHGAAVHRAGSCCAGQDIEDARRVSESLGIPHYVLDYEARFREAVIDPFANSYVSGETPIPCVSCNQTVKFADLLQTARDLGADALATGHYIRSRANGAHRALYRPVDTDRDQSYFLFATTQEQIDYLRFPLGHLPKAQVREIAEEMGLTVAKKQDSQDICFVPQGKYSDIISKLKPEAANPGDIVHIDGRTLGRHDGIVHYTVGQRRGIGVATGEPLYVVHLDAANARVIVGPREALETHKVFLRDINWLGDAPIGDLPEGGIEVFAKVRSTRPPRPAVLRHADGQTWVELVDGESGIAPGQACVLYSDESNTARVFGGGFIGRSEREPQAEEMLRRLVANTASASAA; encoded by the coding sequence ATGAGCCTGAACAGCCTCGATCTGCCGGGAAAGCCGGAAGACACGCGCGTTGTCGTCGCCATGTCGGGCGGCGTCGATTCATCTGTTGTGGCCGGGATTCTCAAACGTGAAGGTTACGATGTCGTTGGCGTGACGCTGCAGCTTTATGATCATGGCGCAGCCGTTCATCGCGCCGGTTCCTGCTGCGCGGGACAGGACATCGAAGATGCCCGCCGCGTTTCGGAAAGTCTCGGCATTCCGCATTATGTTCTCGATTACGAAGCACGCTTCCGCGAGGCTGTGATCGATCCTTTTGCGAATTCCTATGTCAGCGGCGAAACGCCCATTCCGTGCGTTTCGTGCAATCAGACGGTAAAGTTCGCCGATCTCCTGCAAACCGCGCGTGATCTCGGCGCCGATGCACTGGCGACAGGGCACTATATCCGCAGCCGCGCCAATGGTGCGCATCGCGCGCTCTATCGTCCGGTCGATACCGATCGCGACCAGAGCTATTTCCTCTTTGCCACGACGCAGGAGCAGATCGACTATCTGCGGTTCCCGCTCGGTCATCTGCCAAAGGCGCAGGTGCGCGAGATTGCTGAGGAAATGGGCCTGACTGTGGCCAAGAAGCAGGACAGCCAGGACATCTGCTTCGTGCCGCAGGGCAAATATTCCGACATTATCTCCAAATTGAAGCCGGAAGCGGCCAATCCGGGCGATATTGTCCATATCGATGGGCGCACGCTCGGCCGCCATGATGGCATCGTGCATTACACGGTCGGCCAGCGGCGCGGTATCGGCGTCGCTACGGGCGAGCCGCTCTATGTCGTTCATCTCGATGCCGCCAATGCGCGGGTTATCGTCGGTCCGCGTGAAGCGCTGGAAACGCATAAAGTTTTCCTGCGCGACATCAACTGGCTGGGCGATGCGCCGATTGGCGATCTGCCCGAAGGCGGAATCGAAGTGTTCGCCAAGGTCCGCTCGACGCGCCCGCCGCGCCCCGCCGTGCTGCGCCATGCCGATGGCCAGACCTGGGTCGAACTGGTCGATGGCGAAAGCGGCATCGCTCCGGGACAGGCCTGCGTGCTCTATTCGGATGAAAGCAATACGGCGCGCGTCTTTGGCGGCGGCTTTATTGGCCGTTCGGAGCGTGAACCGCAGGCGGAAGAAATGCTGCGTCGTCTTGTTGCCAATACGGCAAGCGCCTCGGCAGCCTGA
- a CDS encoding DUF1153 domain-containing protein, which translates to MTDLVRPRIKYVIGPDGSPLTIADLPPANTRRWVIRRKAEVVAAVRGGLLSLEEACQRYTLTVEEFLSWQSSIDEHGLAGLRTTRIQQYRH; encoded by the coding sequence ATGACCGATCTGGTAAGACCGCGTATAAAATATGTTATCGGTCCTGATGGCAGCCCGCTGACCATCGCGGACCTCCCCCCCGCCAATACAAGGCGCTGGGTCATTCGCCGCAAGGCTGAAGTCGTCGCCGCGGTGCGGGGCGGACTTCTGAGCCTTGAGGAGGCATGCCAGCGTTACACATTGACGGTGGAGGAATTCCTTTCCTGGCAATCCTCAATCGATGAGCATGGTCTCGCCGGCCTCAGGACCACCAGAATTCAACAGTATCGTCACTAA
- a CDS encoding GNAT family N-acetyltransferase has translation MSGTIEIRKEDSSDGGRYAAVLDGSEAEMTYTKLGPSLISIDHTFVPDTMRGKGVAQALAKNAVLDARRSGWKIIPRCSFMHAQAMRHPDWSDVLGKE, from the coding sequence ATGAGCGGGACGATCGAGATTCGCAAGGAAGACAGTTCCGACGGCGGGCGCTATGCGGCTGTTCTCGACGGCAGTGAAGCCGAAATGACCTATACGAAGCTTGGCCCCTCGCTGATATCCATCGACCATACTTTCGTGCCGGACACGATGCGCGGCAAAGGCGTCGCGCAGGCGCTTGCCAAGAACGCTGTTCTGGACGCCCGGCGAAGCGGATGGAAGATCATCCCGCGTTGCAGCTTCATGCATGCGCAGGCGATGCGCCATCCCGATTGGTCGGATGTTCTGGGCAAGGAATAG
- a CDS encoding DUF1134 domain-containing protein: MATQSLSQIRFRNAACFVAFFAALFVSFIALPNQARAQNTYTAEEIVESGHRFFGSASGGIASAVEKAFQSFGLPNGYILGEEGSGAFIGGLTYGEGTLYTKNAGDHKTFWQGPSLGWDFGGQGSRVMMLVYNLDDIQNLYGRYAGVAGSAYVVAGVGFNVLKRENIMLVPIRTGVGARLGVNIGYLKLSGAPTWNPF; the protein is encoded by the coding sequence ATGGCCACACAATCCCTGTCGCAAATCAGGTTCCGCAATGCGGCGTGCTTCGTTGCGTTTTTTGCGGCGCTGTTTGTTTCTTTCATCGCCCTGCCAAACCAGGCCAGGGCACAGAACACATACACTGCCGAGGAAATCGTCGAATCTGGTCACAGGTTCTTCGGGTCGGCTTCGGGTGGAATCGCAAGCGCGGTCGAGAAGGCGTTCCAGAGTTTTGGTCTGCCCAACGGCTATATTCTTGGTGAGGAAGGTTCCGGTGCCTTCATTGGCGGCCTGACCTATGGCGAAGGCACGCTCTATACCAAGAATGCGGGCGACCATAAGACGTTCTGGCAAGGCCCATCGCTTGGCTGGGATTTCGGCGGGCAGGGTTCGCGCGTGATGATGCTCGTCTATAACCTCGATGACATCCAGAACCTTTACGGTCGTTACGCCGGTGTTGCAGGCTCCGCCTATGTCGTTGCCGGTGTCGGCTTCAACGTCCTCAAGCGCGAGAACATCATGCTTGTGCCGATCCGCACCGGCGTGGGCGCGAGGCTGGGCGTGAATATCGGTTACCTGAAGCTGTCTGGTGCTCCCACCTGGAACCCGTTCTAG
- the chpT gene encoding histidine phosphotransferase ChpT has protein sequence MPMPVTLSALDLGALLCSRICHDIISPVGAINNGLELLEEGGADEDAMALIKSSARNASARLQFARIAFGAAGSAGVQIDTGDAQNVATEYFKNEKPEFTWEGTRVLLPKNKVKLLLNMLLIGNAAIPRGGSLAVRLEGGDTEPRFVITVKGRMLRVPPKFLELHSGAAPEEPIDAHSVQPYYTLLLAEEAGMKISIHATAEDIVFSAE, from the coding sequence ATGCCAATGCCCGTTACCCTTTCCGCACTCGACCTCGGTGCGCTTCTGTGCAGCAGGATCTGTCATGACATCATTTCGCCGGTCGGCGCGATCAACAACGGTCTGGAACTGCTGGAAGAAGGCGGAGCCGACGAAGACGCAATGGCGCTCATCAAGTCGAGCGCCCGCAACGCCTCTGCCCGGCTTCAGTTTGCCCGCATCGCTTTCGGCGCGGCAGGCTCGGCAGGCGTACAGATCGACACCGGCGACGCGCAGAACGTTGCCACAGAATACTTCAAGAATGAAAAGCCGGAATTCACCTGGGAAGGCACCCGCGTCCTTCTGCCCAAGAACAAGGTCAAGCTGCTCCTCAACATGCTGCTGATCGGCAACGCAGCCATTCCACGCGGCGGTTCGCTGGCCGTTCGGCTTGAAGGCGGCGACACCGAACCGCGCTTCGTTATCACCGTGAAGGGCCGCATGCTGCGCGTTCCGCCCAAATTCCTTGAGCTTCATTCCGGCGCCGCTCCGGAAGAGCCGATCGACGCCCATTCCGTCCAGCCTTACTATACCCTTCTGCTGGCCGAAGAGGCCGGCATGAAGATTTCAATCCACGCAACCGCGGAAGACATCGTATTTTCTGCTGAATAA
- a CDS encoding response regulator: MANEPMAACCLLVDDSSVIRKVARRILSETIAEFAEASTGREALETCFSRMPDVMLLDYDLPDMTALEVVTELRAMPGGDKLRIILCLYELDVTRIMRAKRAGANGYILKPFDRAYLTEQFAGVLSA, translated from the coding sequence ATGGCGAATGAACCAATGGCAGCTTGTTGCCTGCTGGTCGATGACTCATCGGTCATTCGCAAGGTCGCCCGCCGCATCCTTTCCGAAACCATAGCCGAATTTGCTGAAGCTTCGACCGGCCGGGAAGCGCTCGAAACCTGTTTTTCGCGCATGCCCGACGTCATGCTGCTCGACTACGACCTGCCGGACATGACGGCATTGGAAGTCGTGACCGAACTGCGCGCCATGCCGGGCGGCGACAAACTGCGGATCATCCTCTGTCTTTATGAACTCGACGTCACCCGCATCATGCGGGCGAAGCGGGCAGGCGCCAATGGCTATATTCTCAAGCCATTCGACCGCGCCTATCTCACCGAACAGTTTGCAGGCGTTCTGTCCGCCTGA
- the ctrA gene encoding response regulator transcription factor CtrA: protein MRVLLIEDDSAIAQSIELMLKSESFNVYTTDLGEEGIDLGKLYDYDIILLDLNLPDMSGYEVLRTLRLSKVKTPILILSGMAGIEDKVRGLGFGADDYMTKPFHKDELIARIHAIVRRSKGHAQSVITTGDLVVNLDAKTVEVAGQRVHLTGKEYQMLELLSLRKGTTLTKEMFLNHLYGGMDEPELKIIDVFICKLRKKLDAVSGSQSYIETVWGRGYVLREPDAEMRESA, encoded by the coding sequence ATGCGCGTCCTTTTGATTGAAGACGACAGTGCTATCGCACAGAGCATCGAGTTGATGCTCAAGTCCGAGAGTTTCAATGTCTACACGACCGATCTGGGCGAAGAAGGCATCGATCTCGGCAAACTATATGATTACGACATCATCCTGCTGGACCTGAACCTGCCGGATATGTCTGGTTATGAAGTTCTTCGCACCTTGCGTCTGTCCAAGGTGAAGACGCCGATCCTTATCCTTTCCGGCATGGCCGGCATCGAGGACAAGGTTCGTGGTCTGGGCTTCGGTGCCGACGACTACATGACCAAGCCGTTCCACAAGGACGAGTTGATCGCACGTATTCATGCGATCGTGCGCCGTTCGAAGGGTCATGCGCAGTCGGTCATCACGACGGGCGACCTCGTGGTCAATCTGGATGCGAAGACGGTGGAAGTCGCCGGCCAGCGCGTTCACCTGACTGGCAAGGAATACCAGATGCTGGAGCTTCTTTCGCTCCGCAAGGGCACGACGCTCACCAAGGAAATGTTCCTCAACCATCTTTATGGTGGGATGGACGAGCCGGAACTGAAGATTATCGACGTCTTCATCTGCAAGCTGCGCAAGAAGCTCGATGCTGTTTCCGGTAGCCAGAGCTACATCGAGACGGTCTGGGGTCGCGGTTATGTGCTGCGTGAGCCGGATGCGGAAATGCGCGAAAGCGCCTGA
- a CDS encoding DUF1203 domain-containing protein: MAENATRRPNWTGLGKVLTLNLVEAEFGPEGEDFCIMSFHYIRPGCDANQDLHGFAQISTLPPANRKRFWQLSYLIRRNGWFVSFSIGSLRGGREARAAVHGAFAPIASQWRRRVMKLKYLPMPSEEVRALQAGGKDAYGCAPERTVSDGEGNPCRHCLDFVPKGAGMLILAYRPFPDVQPYAETGPVFLCADPCEAWTGGGVPPILESSKDYLLKGYTENHRIKYGTGKVVERDDLADYAADLLGRPEISFVDVRSARNNCFQLRIKRAS; encoded by the coding sequence ATGGCGGAGAATGCGACCAGAAGACCCAATTGGACTGGTCTCGGCAAGGTCCTGACGCTGAATTTGGTGGAGGCCGAATTCGGCCCGGAGGGGGAGGATTTCTGCATTATGTCTTTTCACTACATCCGGCCCGGGTGCGATGCAAACCAAGATTTGCACGGCTTTGCCCAAATCTCCACGCTCCCTCCAGCTAACCGCAAAAGATTTTGGCAATTGTCGTATTTGATCCGAAGAAACGGATGGTTCGTCAGCTTCTCCATCGGCAGTTTGAGAGGTGGGCGTGAAGCACGGGCGGCTGTCCATGGGGCGTTCGCGCCAATTGCCAGTCAATGGAGAAGAAGGGTGATGAAACTAAAATATCTTCCAATGCCGAGCGAGGAGGTGCGTGCTTTGCAAGCCGGTGGCAAGGATGCTTATGGCTGTGCGCCGGAGCGAACGGTTTCCGATGGAGAGGGCAACCCCTGCCGCCATTGCCTTGACTTCGTACCGAAGGGGGCGGGCATGCTCATTCTCGCCTATCGCCCTTTTCCCGATGTTCAGCCCTATGCTGAAACCGGGCCGGTCTTTTTGTGTGCCGACCCCTGCGAGGCCTGGACTGGGGGAGGTGTTCCGCCCATTTTGGAATCGAGCAAGGATTATCTGCTGAAAGGCTATACCGAAAATCACCGCATCAAATATGGAACGGGGAAAGTCGTCGAGCGCGATGATCTGGCAGATTATGCCGCCGACCTGCTGGGTCGCCCGGAAATCAGTTTCGTCGACGTCCGATCTGCGCGCAACAACTGTTTCCAGTTGCGGATCAAGCGCGCAAGCTGA
- a CDS encoding AbrB family transcriptional regulator: MQKSSPSGPNSASTKFSVRTLPRPVQLGLLVAFSAILIFAGEKLQLPAAMLLGAMLGAILMAAGESTLRVHRWLSLAAQGVVGCLIARSITAEFFTSMGQHLPVILLSVGYVLFASTFIGYLLARFRILPGTTAVWGSSPGAATAMTLMAESHGADARLVAFMQYLRVVLVATAASLVLRLSTGVETVAPAEIIWFPPVDWSILGPTLLLIVVGAFLGELLRIPTGAMLVPLILGALLQDTGFITIDLPPWLLAVSYLLIGWRIGLGFSRAIIAHAARAFPAVLTSTLLLIAVCGLFGMALGHVLGLDPLTAYLATSPGGADTVAIIAASSNVDLPFIIAMQTSRFFIVLLAGPALARFVAARIDKRLKKKNL; encoded by the coding sequence ATGCAGAAATCCTCCCCCTCCGGGCCGAATTCGGCCTCCACCAAATTCAGCGTCAGGACCTTGCCGAGACCAGTCCAATTGGGTCTTCTGGTCGCATTCTCCGCCATCCTGATCTTTGCAGGGGAAAAGCTGCAACTGCCTGCCGCGATGCTTCTGGGCGCTATGCTTGGTGCAATCCTGATGGCTGCTGGCGAAAGCACATTGCGGGTCCACCGCTGGCTGTCACTCGCAGCACAAGGCGTCGTCGGCTGCCTCATCGCGCGTTCGATCACTGCCGAGTTCTTCACGAGCATGGGGCAGCACCTGCCCGTCATCCTGCTATCCGTGGGCTACGTGCTTTTTGCCAGCACCTTCATCGGCTATCTGCTGGCGCGGTTTCGCATTCTGCCGGGAACAACCGCCGTATGGGGTTCTTCCCCCGGGGCGGCCACGGCAATGACGCTGATGGCGGAATCCCACGGCGCGGATGCCCGCCTCGTCGCGTTCATGCAATATCTGCGCGTGGTGCTGGTTGCCACAGCCGCTTCGCTGGTCCTGCGCCTCAGCACAGGTGTGGAAACCGTTGCGCCTGCCGAAATCATATGGTTTCCACCTGTCGATTGGTCCATACTAGGACCTACGCTGCTGCTGATCGTCGTCGGCGCGTTCCTCGGCGAACTCCTCCGCATTCCGACCGGCGCCATGCTCGTGCCGCTCATATTGGGCGCATTGCTTCAAGACACCGGCTTCATCACCATCGACCTGCCGCCATGGCTGCTCGCGGTCAGCTATCTGCTCATCGGCTGGCGCATCGGCCTCGGCTTCTCGCGCGCCATCATCGCCCATGCGGCGCGGGCGTTTCCGGCGGTGCTGACATCCACGTTGCTCCTCATCGCCGTCTGCGGGCTGTTCGGCATGGCGCTCGGCCATGTGCTGGGCCTCGATCCGTTGACAGCCTATCTCGCCACCAGTCCCGGTGGCGCGGATACGGTTGCAATCATCGCAGCATCGAGCAATGTCGACCTGCCTTTCATCATTGCCATGCAGACAAGCCGCTTCTTCATCGTGCTTCTAGCAGGTCCGGCCCTCGCCCGCTTCGTGGCCGCGCGCATCGACAAGCGGTTGAAGAAAAAGAACCTTTAA
- a CDS encoding VOC family protein, with protein sequence MTQVCTHLMFQGSAGAALETYRSIFPDFLIESIKTYDEASGSPGKVQIARVTFAEHRLIVIDSPIPHQFDFNPSVSLFVDFHDEESLTGVFEKLSEGGETLMPLDNYGFSKLFAWIKDKYGVSWQLNLQA encoded by the coding sequence ATGACACAGGTTTGCACCCATCTCATGTTTCAGGGCAGTGCAGGCGCGGCGCTGGAAACATATCGTTCGATCTTTCCGGACTTCCTGATCGAGTCGATCAAAACCTATGACGAAGCAAGCGGCAGCCCCGGCAAGGTGCAGATTGCCCGCGTGACCTTTGCCGAACACCGGCTGATCGTGATCGACAGCCCCATCCCGCATCAGTTCGATTTCAATCCGTCCGTATCCCTGTTCGTCGACTTTCATGATGAGGAAAGCCTGACCGGCGTTTTCGAAAAGCTTTCGGAAGGCGGCGAGACGCTGATGCCGCTCGACAATTATGGTTTCAGCAAGCTTTTCGCCTGGATCAAGGATAAATACGGTGTTTCCTGGCAATTGAACTTGCAAGCCTGA
- a CDS encoding DegT/DnrJ/EryC1/StrS family aminotransferase, with the protein MQFIDLGAQRARIEDRLNAAISKVVAEGRYILGPEVAEFEKKLGEYLGVEHVIACANGTDALQMPLMARGIGPGDAVFVPSFTFAATAEVVALVGAEPVFIDVDAQSYNLNVEQLEAAIAAIRKEGRLQPKAIIPVDLFGLAADYNRISAIADREDLFVIEDAAQSIGGKRDNVMCGAFGHVGATSFYPAKPLGCYGDGGAMFTNDAELADTLRSVLFHGKGETQYDNVRIGLNSRLDTIQAAVLLEKLAILEDEMEARDRIAKRYNEALKDVVKVPALPAGNRSAWAQYSIESDNRDGLKAHLQTEGVPSVIYYVKPLHQQTAYKHYSVAPGGLPVSESLPNRILSLPMHPYLSEADQDKIIGAIRGFHGKKA; encoded by the coding sequence ATGCAGTTTATTGATCTTGGAGCGCAGCGCGCGCGTATCGAAGACCGTCTCAATGCCGCCATTTCCAAGGTTGTTGCGGAAGGCCGTTATATTCTTGGACCGGAAGTAGCCGAGTTTGAAAAGAAGCTTGGCGAATATCTGGGCGTGGAACACGTCATCGCCTGCGCCAATGGCACCGACGCCTTGCAGATGCCTTTGATGGCGCGCGGCATCGGACCGGGCGACGCCGTGTTCGTTCCGTCCTTCACCTTCGCTGCCACGGCGGAAGTTGTTGCACTGGTGGGCGCCGAGCCGGTCTTTATCGACGTGGATGCGCAAAGCTACAATCTGAATGTCGAGCAGCTCGAAGCTGCTATCGCCGCCATCCGCAAGGAAGGCCGCCTGCAGCCAAAGGCGATCATCCCGGTCGATCTGTTCGGCCTGGCTGCCGACTATAACCGCATCAGCGCCATCGCGGATCGCGAAGACCTGTTCGTCATCGAAGACGCTGCGCAGTCGATCGGCGGCAAGCGCGATAACGTCATGTGCGGCGCTTTCGGCCATGTCGGTGCGACGAGCTTCTATCCCGCCAAGCCGCTCGGCTGCTATGGCGACGGCGGCGCGATGTTCACCAACGATGCCGAACTGGCCGACACGCTGCGTTCGGTCCTGTTCCATGGCAAGGGCGAAACCCAGTACGACAACGTTCGTATCGGGCTCAATTCGCGTCTGGACACCATTCAGGCAGCCGTTCTTCTGGAAAAGCTTGCAATCCTCGAAGACGAAATGGAAGCACGTGACCGCATCGCCAAGCGCTACAACGAAGCGCTGAAGGATGTCGTCAAGGTTCCGGCGCTCCCGGCTGGCAATCGCTCGGCTTGGGCGCAGTATTCCATCGAGAGCGATAACCGCGACGGCCTGAAGGCGCATCTTCAGACGGAAGGCGTTCCTTCGGTCATCTATTATGTGAAGCCGCTGCACCAGCAGACCGCATACAAGCACTATTCAGTTGCGCCGGGAGGCCTTCCAGTTTCGGAAAGCCTGCCGAACCGCATTCTGAGCCTGCCGATGCACCCCTATCTGTCGGAAGCCGATCAGGACAAGATCATCGGCGCCATTCGTGGTTTCCACGGCAAAAAGGCTTGA
- a CDS encoding Gfo/Idh/MocA family protein → MAPRIAVLGCGYWGGNHIRTLKSLGALQAVSDARTEQAERFAAEFNVPNIPVDELFTRSDIDGIVLALPAQFHSQYAIQAVKNGKDVLVEKPIALDIPAAEAEVEAARENGRVFMVGHVLRFHPAFEKLLDMVKSGELGDIRYVHSHRVGFGKFHNTFDALWDLAPHDLSMILAITGEEPSAVRGEGVATLDHLTDIAHLHLDFPNGIRGHLFASRLNAYRERRLTVTGTKGMAVFDDGEPWDRKLALYNHEVWRENDQWSFKSVEPVCIPVEEGMPLTRELQHFMHCIETRENPRTDGKEAISVLRILTEGTVRHPQ, encoded by the coding sequence ATGGCACCTCGTATTGCGGTTTTGGGTTGTGGCTATTGGGGCGGCAATCACATTCGTACCCTGAAGAGCCTCGGTGCCCTTCAGGCAGTTTCCGACGCAAGAACAGAACAGGCAGAACGCTTCGCGGCCGAGTTCAATGTTCCCAACATTCCCGTCGATGAATTGTTCACGCGTTCAGACATTGACGGCATCGTCCTGGCATTGCCGGCACAGTTCCATTCACAATACGCCATCCAGGCTGTGAAGAACGGCAAGGACGTACTGGTCGAAAAGCCGATCGCGCTCGACATTCCGGCTGCGGAAGCCGAAGTCGAGGCCGCCCGTGAAAACGGTCGCGTGTTCATGGTCGGCCATGTGCTGCGTTTCCACCCGGCTTTCGAGAAACTGCTCGACATGGTGAAAAGCGGCGAGCTTGGCGATATTCGCTATGTGCATTCGCATCGCGTCGGTTTCGGCAAGTTCCACAACACGTTCGATGCTTTGTGGGATCTTGCGCCGCACGATCTTTCGATGATCCTGGCTATCACCGGAGAAGAGCCGAGCGCGGTACGGGGAGAAGGCGTGGCGACGCTCGATCATCTCACCGATATAGCCCATCTTCATCTCGATTTTCCCAATGGCATCCGCGGCCATCTGTTTGCGTCGCGCCTGAATGCCTATCGCGAACGCCGCCTGACGGTCACCGGCACGAAAGGCATGGCGGTGTTCGACGATGGCGAGCCGTGGGATCGCAAGCTTGCGCTCTACAATCATGAAGTCTGGCGGGAAAACGACCAGTGGTCTTTCAAATCCGTCGAGCCGGTCTGCATCCCTGTTGAAGAAGGCATGCCGCTGACACGCGAATTGCAGCATTTCATGCATTGCATCGAGACGCGCGAAAATCCGCGCACCGACGGCAAGGAAGCAATCAGCGTGCTGCGCATTCTCACAGAAGGTACTGTCAGGCACCCGCAGTAA
- a CDS encoding DNA adenine methylase: MNFQTAFTAVDPVSPPAAYIGGKRQLARRICEQINTVPHKLYAEPFVGMGGVFFRRTLVPRAEFINDRSGDVANLFRILQRHYPQFMDTLRFQITSRHEFERLKASDPATLTDLERAARFLYLQRLTFGGKVAGRSFGVDRERGSRFNLTTLAPLLQDVHERLAGVVIENLDWLAFVDRYDRPETLFYFDPPYWGTEDYYGKALFDRGQYEVMAERLGCLTGRFILSINDVPEIRSIFSAFQIDTVSLSYTAGGGKGKAVKEVIISG; encoded by the coding sequence ATGAACTTCCAAACAGCCTTCACCGCAGTTGATCCGGTTTCGCCGCCCGCAGCTTACATCGGTGGCAAGCGCCAGCTCGCCCGCCGTATCTGCGAGCAGATTAATACCGTGCCGCATAAGCTCTATGCCGAGCCATTTGTCGGCATGGGTGGTGTTTTCTTCCGGCGAACCTTGGTGCCTCGTGCCGAGTTCATCAATGATCGATCGGGCGACGTGGCGAACCTCTTTCGTATCCTCCAGCGGCACTATCCGCAGTTTATGGATACCCTGCGCTTCCAGATCACGAGCCGCCATGAATTTGAGCGTTTGAAGGCCAGCGATCCAGCTACCCTGACCGACCTGGAGCGGGCAGCACGCTTTCTCTATCTCCAGAGGCTCACCTTCGGCGGCAAGGTTGCAGGCCGTTCGTTCGGTGTGGATCGGGAACGTGGCTCCCGTTTCAATCTGACGACGCTCGCACCATTGTTGCAGGACGTGCACGAGCGGCTTGCGGGTGTTGTTATCGAGAACCTTGACTGGCTGGCCTTCGTGGATCGCTACGATCGACCGGAAACGCTTTTCTACTTCGATCCGCCCTATTGGGGAACCGAGGACTATTACGGAAAGGCCCTATTTGACCGAGGGCAGTATGAAGTCATGGCAGAGCGCCTTGGCTGTCTAACGGGCCGGTTCATACTGTCGATCAACGATGTGCCTGAAATCCGCTCGATCTTTTCCGCGTTCCAAATCGACACCGTGTCGCTCAGCTATACAGCGGGAGGCGGAAAGGGAAAGGCCGTCAAGGAGGTCATAATTTCCGGGTGA
- a CDS encoding phage late control D family protein — translation MERSHPFIEVSIEGKTVHDAFYQRLVSATIRDEPGQSADTLELVFDDTGNEIDIPQKGAKIEVRFGFKGVGTWKMGTFVFERASYNFGSDGERLTFSCKSAELRADVKEPLSEHFDGATIGQIVEQLAKRHGYKAKVSPELANTKLDYIARANQSAVDFLTRLADRTGALFSIKDNTFLFLKRGSLPPITITKGDCSEGEFSVEPRPKYGKAAAGWYDRRRNKTIYEEHATGMEGPTRRLRTVYASQAEAKKAAEAEGARLARATGQGSLTMAGTPEVMADAPINAVGFRKEFDGEWRAASVEHRFEDTYTTSIELEAPEKGKE, via the coding sequence ATGGAGCGATCGCATCCCTTTATCGAAGTCAGCATCGAGGGCAAAACCGTCCACGATGCCTTTTATCAGCGCCTTGTCTCCGCAACCATTCGGGATGAACCGGGCCAGAGCGCCGATACGCTGGAACTGGTTTTTGACGATACCGGCAATGAGATCGATATCCCGCAGAAGGGGGCGAAGATTGAAGTCCGGTTCGGTTTCAAGGGTGTCGGCACGTGGAAGATGGGCACATTTGTTTTTGAACGTGCCAGCTACAATTTTGGAAGTGATGGCGAGCGCCTGACCTTTTCCTGCAAGTCAGCGGAGTTGCGCGCTGATGTCAAGGAACCGCTTTCGGAGCACTTCGACGGCGCGACGATCGGGCAGATCGTTGAGCAGCTTGCCAAGCGCCATGGCTACAAGGCGAAGGTCAGTCCAGAGCTTGCGAACACCAAGCTGGACTATATTGCCCGCGCCAATCAATCCGCAGTCGATTTTCTGACCCGCCTTGCCGATCGCACCGGCGCGCTGTTCTCCATCAAGGACAATACTTTCCTGTTCCTGAAGCGCGGCAGCTTGCCGCCAATCACCATTACGAAGGGCGATTGTTCCGAAGGCGAGTTCTCGGTTGAGCCACGCCCAAAATACGGGAAGGCAGCGGCAGGTTGGTACGATCGCCGTCGCAACAAGACGATTTATGAGGAACATGCAACCGGCATGGAGGGACCGACGCGCCGTTTGCGCACGGTTTATGCCTCGCAGGCGGAGGCGAAGAAAGCGGCTGAAGCTGAAGGCGCGCGGCTGGCGCGGGCGACCGGACAGGGTTCTCTGACCATGGCCGGTACGCCAGAAGTCATGGCAGACGCACCGATCAACGCAGTTGGTTTTCGTAAGGAGTTCGATGGCGAATGGCGCGCTGCCAGCGTCGAGCATCGTTTTGAAGACACCTACACCACCAGCATTGAGCTTGAAGCGCCTGAAAAGGGGAAAGAGTGA